The following are encoded in a window of Impatiens glandulifera chromosome 5, dImpGla2.1, whole genome shotgun sequence genomic DNA:
- the LOC124940008 gene encoding uncharacterized protein LOC124940008, with product MQMDQSRSHDATNSTCFSGILRRLLCSGALPTHPADTIVVAGDSIPKTEKCGTTPGIVARLMGLDSLPETDSITRRTTLESILRSRSVNSVNYIPEFDLLQTHHRRAKTSVSFREIPTFINEPNHDFVVLCFERVGEISNGKRLSEKKSVLDMGFETEIKKQKKVKTERKRNQDAVKAKSSEKLVKKRRKKKKKTGNQTRPVSVLQQEPRLSERSRKPVSSSRRSSRGARKDEEFDYFSSRRSQEEGEDKSMKSKEGWDENHVKLVEQIQSLSDEHIERDSQWADKRFEEEVEEICYEFGQDLLDHMFEQVVDELCRICMDYNSNSLL from the exons ATGCAAATGGACCAGTCACGATCGCATGACGCCACCAATTCCACTTGTTTCTCCGGCATACTCCGCCGCCTCCTTTGCAGCGGCGCTCTCCCAACTCACCCTGCCGATACCATCGTCGTCGCCGGCGATTCAATCCCCAAAACTGAAAAATGTGGAACCACTCCTGGAATAGTTGCCAGACTAATGGGTCTCGATTCTTTACCAGAAACCGATTCTATTACAAGAAGAACAACCCTCGAATCTATTCTCCGAAGCAGGTCAGTCAATTCAGTCAATTATATCCCGGAATTTGATTTACTCCAGACCCATCACCGGAGAGCCAAAACCTCTGTGTCTTTTCGAGAGATTCCCACGTTTATAAATGAACCAAACCATGATTTCGTTGTCTTGTGTTTCGAGAGAGTGGGGGAGATCAGTAATGGAAAGAGATTGAGTGAGAAAAAATCTGTTCTTGATATGGGTTTTGAAACAGAGATAAAAAAACAGAAGAAAGTTAAAACAGAGAGAAAACGAAATCAAGATGCTGTTAAGGCTAAAAGTTCTGAGAAGCTGGTGaagaaaaggaggaagaagaagaagaaaacaggAAATCAAACAAGACCCGTTTCAGTTCTTCAACAGGAACCAAGATTATCAG AGAGATCAAGAAAACCAGTTTCTAGTTCAAGGAGATCATCAAGAGGAGCAAGGAAAGATGAAGAGTTTGATTATTTCAGTAGTAGAAGGAGtcaagaagaaggagaagacaAATCAATGAAATCAAAGGAGGGGTGGGATGAGAATCATGTGAAGTTGGTTGAGCAGATTCAGAGTTTGTCTGATGAACACATTGAGCGTGATTCGCAATGGGCTGATAAAAGAtttgaagaagaagttgaagaaatCTGCTATGAATTTGGTCAAGATTTACTTGATCACATGTTTGAGCAGGTTGTTGATGAACTTTGTAGAATCTGTATGGACTACAACTCCAACtctttactttaa